The Hippoglossus stenolepis isolate QCI-W04-F060 chromosome 1, HSTE1.2, whole genome shotgun sequence DNA segment gGCATTTTATACATAACACACAAGATATTTGTTCAGGTGATAAATCTTAGATCTCCAGTTACAAGCGGTGATCCCCAGGGCTCTGTTTTGGATCCCCTCATATTTATAATTTACCTACAACTCTACCTGGATTCAACCAGGGTTATATTTTCAGGAAATTATGAATTTAGTTTCATTGTTACACTGACGACATCCAACTCAATAATCCACATCACGTTCCTTTCTCACTGCTTACCAGAAATTAGATTCTGGTTCTCCTTTGTAATTTACTTTGTACTACACCAGACTGTAATGACTGGGATCCAGAAAAGTCCCAAATATCAATGCAGAATCAGACAGTTCTTTAGGAGATAGAAATACACACTACCATTTTTCTACCTTTTACATTAGTTGTTAATTTTTGTGACAAAGTAGTGAgtcccagctgctgcttcagggagatgaatgcagcagctgaaagaacaaagtgtgtgtttaatctgATGTTTGAGTGCAGGAGGTTTTGGTCCTGGAGGAGCTGTTGAACAGACAGGAAACGATGCTCAGGGATAAAGTTTATGATCAGACATCTGTGATCAGTCAGCTGCATCTGCTctgccaagtgtgtgtgtgtgtgtgtgtgtgtgtgtgtgtgtgtgtgtgtgtgtgtgtgtgtgtgtgtgtgtttgtgcgagtgtgtttgtgtgtgtgtcatatgtCTTACATTAGACGTTTTATAGAAGAACCTACTTTGTCACATCATTCATATTTGGGTTTGATCAGTGATCAGTTTCTTGGGATTATTTCACAAAACTGAATGTGTGAGATTGTTTTGTCTTCATcccatgtgtgtctgtgtgtgtgtgtgtgtgtatgtgtgtgtgtgtgtgtgtgtgtgtgtgtgtgtgtgtgtgtgtgtgtgtgtatcacattGGGAGAATTAGATTGACCTTGCTGGTACAAAAGGCTGTCCCTCTGTCCTGTGCATGGCCTCTTTTCCCATAAATAACCCACAAAGCACTTTTGTGTTGGCAGGGCAGGAGGctgtacattttctttatcGTCCTGCAGCTGAGACGCCACAGACGAGgacacacaccagcagagaaACTAATCCTATGAGTTTTAACTTCAATCTGGATTTTGCCTTTATATAATACAAGTTCcaacatattttataataaGTCAGAAGCATATACCAAACACTGGGATGATGTAATAATGgctcaaaaaaacatttgattgaaTTTTTGAACTAAAGCAGCACTGATGTCTGAAACAATTTAAATCTGGAAAAATAATAACCAGGAAAttgaaaaggaaaacaccaCTTTGTTACTGAAATATACATTTCTTGGTATTACTGGAAAAATCCTGTACCTAACAAATCACTTATACCAGTTTGCAATGTATTATGGTAAGATCTAACCTTATTTAAATTACTGTAATACTGCTTGGTTAAGTTTTGGGGACATAggatttttttgtatgtttgttaaAAGGATTTTATATTAGCGCTCACTGATTTTTTTATCCAAATTCATTAATTCATATCCTACCAGACAGTCTACGGGTCTTCATCCTCTTGTTCCTGTCATGTTGTTATGTGTAATTTAGACACAGAGAAGCTGTTCAGTGGGATTCAATTTCATAAACAGTATAACAGTATTATCCTCTTTGTTTACTTTTAAGAAAAATTGTACAATTTAAGAATCAGAATTAATTTTGCCTCGTGTAGTTTTGGCTTTAAAAAAGGCTGCAGTTGCACCTTTTGTCTGGAAAACATCTGAGAGGTCTGAACCGACTCTGCATCAACAGCTGTTGCAGAATTGATGAGATCCTAGAATGTGTTGCACGGTTAGAATGAGGAGACTTTGATCTTAAAAGTTTTATTCTTCTACTGCTTGTTTACGCAGATGATAGCTACTGATGCTTTTTACTAACGACTgtatcctcttcatcctcctcctcctctctttcagcTCGTGGCAGCGATCATCTTCATCAGTATCGGGGTCATCGCGTCTTTCATCTGTGCCATTGTGGACGGGATCATCGCTTCAGAATTCATTGTGAGTTTCATCTTATGTCTTGTTATTTGCAGTCTATATTCTGAACAgggagaaagaaacacaaactaatTCATCTTTCTTCCCTGAGACACACATCACATTTGATCAGACATGCTCAGGTCAGCAGAGACGCGGCTCAGACACAACAGATCAGGAACTTTGCCGATGTAATCAGACAGACTGGAGATAGCACAGTTAAACCAGACTGACTCATCTCAGTGTCCAAcctgcaggaagctgctgggtcaccagaggagctgcagaaaacattcAGAACAACAGGGCTGATTAAATGTTTACCCACAATTCTCTACGGCACGACACATCTTTGTCTCCCAGGCTAAATCGACATGCATTAAAAATCACATGTCTACAAATACCTGCATTTGTTAGGGAACTCAAAACGCGAAGAGGTCAGATGAGGTCAAAGCCGCTCCCCTCCTGCACATCTTTAATGTTTGgacacatgcacgtacacaaaCACCTCAGTCTGTCACATCGGCCTAATGAATTTTAATGAGGTTCTTAATGAGTATGGACCAGGAGCAGAGTTTAAAAAGCTGGAGCTCTCAGCACCTGGCACCCGCTCGCTGATATCGATCAACAGTGCAATCAAAGCCCTGCAGATATGCTTTTCTTTCTACACTCGCGGGACAGTAAAAGTCACAGTTATTGCACCTTCAAGCTCTGGACgatgaaaatgattttattacCTTTCACACTGTGTCAAGTCGAGTGAGGTTTAGTGCTGGAGGGGTTTTTTTGCAGTCCGGTGCAGGGGACGGGGTGTGAGAGCAAACCTtccctgctgcagtgacagagaaacagagggaggacggacagacggacacagGGCTCCAATGCACACACATGTAACTTTATATCACTGAACCCTTTAAATCAGAGGTTCTCAATCTTTTGCACTTCAATGATCCCTGAACTGACAAAAATCAGCtcttttagatgttttattaCATTGACGTGTATGAAATTCAGGACCAAAGTCGTCTCATAAACTCGTACATTAGCTTCTCTAAACTGCCATTTTGCTTCCTGAATAGAACAAATCTCTCTCTGATATTTCCAACCCACAGGACATTAGACCCCTGCAGGAGGACATGTGCGACTTCTACACCAGTGGATCCGGCTACGCCTACGACAGCTACTACACAGAGGTGATTCTCACTCCTACGATAAACAACAAAAGCCTGTGCCAAAATTCAAAACGACTGCATCATGGCGcaataatcacattttaagaTAAAGTGGCGTAGGGTGTTTGATCTAGTTAAATACAAACAAGTCAGACAGACCACCTGAAAATACAGGACCCAGAGTACAACCTCAAGGCAACAAAAACTATTACAATTTATAAAAGTACCTGTGAACATCACAGCTTCTTCATGTTGGCATATGTTGTGTCTAATGCAACATGTGTTCACCTAGTAAGGAAACTGCCAGAATAAGTCATTGACCAGATTTCATAAAGATGGGAGAGggaacacaaacatcagcagcagtggtTTGGAGGCACAGTAAAGAGCCACACGACCAAAAAAACGAAGAGGTGCAGTGCCTTCCTTCAAAACTGACGCCTCACACAACATTGTTTAAACATCCTGTATTGAAAAAGAGATGGATGAGTGCTTTTGATGCTGCACAAGGGGGAACCATCTGTGGAAATTGGTGTTTCGGTGACTGATCGGCTGCATGAGTGCAACATGTGCAGGCGAGATGACATTTACAGATGAAAAGACTGTGAATGCAGGTTTGTCATCacagataatgaatgaaatgatgacGCCCAGTCTCAGGACACATGGCAGGAgaagactgaaacacaaaaagacgAACGGCAGAGCATCTCTTCACATATTTGAACAAGACTGGTATACCGTCCATGCCCAGGAGGAGGCGCTCATACGAAATATTGAATAGAATATTTGTTGCATTCAACTAATCATTCAATTTCATTATTGTTAAATAAGTcaaacagttttgttttccccccaaaataataaactgatGGTGTAATGACATCTAGTGGTCAGATGATGctatacagaatatatatttttttaaaaagcaataacCAAATGTCATCAACTTACAGGTTACAATAGAAGTTCTGGATATGACAAACAGATATTTACCTTCAGTTCATGTATCTCTGTCTAAAGTGTTCGTCCAGCTCCTGCTTCTCTGCTGTCATAACAAAATGTTAAGAGAATCTTTACCCTGCAGGTGACGTGTCGCTCATTTGACAAAGCCTGCAAGCTCAAACTGAGGAGCAACACCTGCTACTGCTGCTACCTGTACAACTGTGAGAGGTGAGCAATGCAACTGACCTTCTACTTACTCACGTGACTCACATTTCTCCTGAGAAATATATAGAAACAGGAATATAGACTGACAATACATCGGACATAATGtacattcttttaaaaatatctttttaagTTCATTATATTCGTGTGAAAATATCAAGGTCTTCAGGAATAATTagattaaattcattaaatttcattttcacagttttcccaaGTCCAAGTTTGttacttttcctgttttgttttcaaccaacagaacaaaaccacaaaatattctgattaagatgaaacacaaacaaagataaTGATCAAATCCAAAAAGAGAATCAGCAAATGTTGATTGAATTGTTTCAGCTTTAGAAATAAAGATAATTCAGTCCCAGGATGACGAGTGCCAGCGATGAAGATGATTGACAGGCATTGCAAATAAAGTCAATGTCAGATTCACAAATACTAAACAATCAAATGttcaaaaatcaaataaaaaagactaaatatgaacattaatatgaaatataaatccTTTGTGATTAATGGCCTGACCCATCCCCGTCCCTCCTCCAGCATAGAGTACCACACACAGTACTTCGAGTTCACTGGTGTCGGCAGCTGCTGGGACGTGATCCACCTGTACCGTCTGCTGTGGGCCTCAGTGGTGCTCAACGTGATCGGCCTGTTCCTGGGCATCATCGCTGCCGCCATCCTCGGCGCGTACAAGGACATGGTGAgtccagaaaaaaacaaaaaactgattaAAGGTCCTCTACATCCTGTGGTAAAATAAACATGCTTGTCGAAGGTTTATAATTTTCCTCAACCTTTATGACGAGTTAACTTCTTTTTACCTACAGGCCGCACACAGTATCGGACACCAAGCAACTGTCTGTTTCTCCCCTGTGTGTAAACCAAACTCCAGGATGTGAACTATAACAATGTATTATTTGAACACTTTCAATATCTCTCATTAGAGCTTGTTTTAAAgctttcctttttctttaagTCTAGATACTGAAAGTGGAGACACACTAAGCTCACTGAGCAAGATAGAACTGTCAAATCGGTCATTTTTTAAACGTTTTATTATATACATAAAACATGctgcttttgaaatgttttatttctctgtcatttctttgtttcctgcagcagaagCCAAATCCGCAACTGGCTCCCAGCCCTGCACCGCCACCCCACATCCTGTACAACCCCACCCAGCACATGCTCACCTACGCTGGGTTCTGTCCTTCGGGACAGAGTCTGCCTGCCTACCCCAACTATCCAATGTCCATGCAGGTACGAGCCAGGAGCAAAACAACAGGAACTATCAATGACCAGATTTAATTTTGTGGCTGATCAGTTCATGTTTCACAGATTAATTATGTCTAATATTTGCTGATATTTCTTGGCTTCAACAAACTACACAAACCCACACCTCACATGACAATGTGTGAAATCATGTCATGTATCTTTGGCTCTATGTTCACACACCGCAACAACCCACCactccctgtctcctctcctctcccgcAGCATAACAGCAACTACCAGGCACCTGCTACGCCCCAGATGAACCCAGACGGAggcctctcctccacctcctgcccGTCTGAGGAGAACCAGCCGCCCTCTCAGGCCTCCACCCAGCCCCAGGGAGCCACCCATGAACCAGGCGGCTTCATGCTGACTCCCAACGCTCCCGTCCTCTACGGATCCTCCTTCGGCTCCTTTGAGAAACCTCCTCCTTACGCCTGCTGATCCCTCAGGCATGTTGGGATCTGATCTGATCAGGCAGAGTGTAGCATATTTCAGACATTTCTTAGGTGACCTTATAGAAGGAAAACACACCAGTGAGCTTCACCACTTCTGATTTAAAAGCTGTTTCATGTTTCTGGTGGACGTGGACGTGAACTGAACAGATTTATAGTGTGAATATATagacattatttatatatatatatttcatgtgCATTCATTGAGAGAATCGGTTCTGGAAACACACTTCTGCTTCCATGACGAAACTTAGATCGAGAGAACTGATACCACTCACATCTATAGGTAAATATGAGCCAGCAGCTGtttatcttagcttagcttagcataaagacagcCACCCTCATTCTGTTCAAAGGTTAACAAAGTCTGTCTAAATCATTTCCTTTAACCCTAGAGCTGATCTTCAGATGCTCACATATTACATAAAGAGATTATAGAAAATGAACTGTGATCtgacagtttgtttctgttctacaggtgtatgtgtgtattgtcTCACTAAACTATCTACCGTAGAGTAAATAAAAGGGCTTTCTTGTAATGTGAACTGGAGAGTAAATGACGTTACTTATGTTTGTGTGAATCATTTAATGTGCACTTTAAAGTTAATACACTGGATATATTATTTATGATGCATGTTCACGGCTGTGGGATGGGCTGCTGTAGCTGTTGCCACGAGATACATTATGTATAGAAAAGGCACCTGTAAGAAATCCATGATGTATGAAAATACATGTGGAGTAAGGGCTTTATCATTTTTgggaaaaaaagtgtatttgtttAGCTGCTGAAAGTCAGGTGAGAAGATTTAAAGATTGATATGGTGGCCCACAAGTGTCGATCAGAATGCAAAAGtcacaacaaaaatataaaagtcacaaaacaaatgtgaaagtCCCAACACGAatacaaaagccacaacacaaagaaagtgAGTGACAATAGATGTTGATCAGTTGCCATGGCAATACTTACACGGCAGACTCACTTCCATTGTCAGTGCAGTTTTTTGCATCCTGTTTGACACTTCTGGGCCACTGTAGTTACACTACTCGTTTGTTAGAGAAGTTACACGCCAGCCGCCAGTTAACCTAGGTTAGCAAAAAGTCTTCAAATGGGGAAATGGCAACTCTGGCTCTGTCTGAACGTAATAAAATCCACCTAccacatgttgtgtgtttgtttactgacGTCGACTCAGCATCAGTGTAACAGCAACACTCAGTGCTGCGCTACATTTACCTTTACCCCCTCATTACCACTCATGGCTATACTGCTAAACTTTTAGAACAATAACAACATGTCACACACggagcaggaaatgaaaagtttATCTTGTAACATAACCACATAGCATACAAATCCAtttttggaaaacacatttcatacgactgcttttatttttggttgtttttaaataggATTTTTCACTGTTGAGGGaagtttaaaaactgaaaaggcaGACTTCTCTCAGCATCGTACACATACTGGCagttaaagtgaaaaataaaaactaaagagaAGTTCAATATACAACAAcagatattatttaaaaaaaaacacatcaagctCTATATTCCGGCAGTCATTCGTcagaaaactggaaaatgaaaCATTACAGAGAGAAGTCAAATAGCACTGGAGCCCTTTTGGTATTTCTCAATCACAATGCTCCCGAcattctttatctttattgaGTTTTGATTTGCTCAGCACctataaatttaaattaaaaacagagtacctcatgattgacagtacTTAGATCCCTGGCTATTGCTCTCagtcgcaaaaaaaaaaaaaaagatttcaagaAATGAAAACGGTATGGATTTGTTGCTcaaccttttcttttaaagaagcAGATGAAATGAAGCGACTCAGATTACGGTTTAACTTTGGATCAACTTaaaatgtgcagaaaacctcAGTGAGCATAAGGTAGTGTTCGTTTTCTGTCTTCTATAAAGCATTGTACAGtcacattatttacatattcagtATTTTACAGCGCACTCTTTTCTTAACTCTCAGTAGCTTGTGTGGTGCGATTGATGCagtgctctctctccttcatggAGCGGGCCCCTTCCTGTGTCCCTGTGCTTCTGAGACTAATCTGTTGTCCGCCGCTCGTGTATGTGGCAGGTTTTTAACTGTGAGTGGGGGGGTTCTGAGGGAAAGAAGGGGCCTTCGTGATGAAGTTATATCGATGATTATTGAGAATCGGGGTGTCGGACAAGTCCTTTAACGGACTGTAATACTTCAAAATGCATAGTGTGTTaactgctctgtttgtgtgtcacagcacTGCACCCCTGTGAAACGGTTGACCTGTCGAGAAGTTTGGGTTGGTTGTTTCTTGGCAGGCACGTGGTCGGTTTTTAAGGTTGCAGGCAGACATGGATTGCTGCTTCGATCGAGAAAATGGCTTCAGGTCGCAGTCCATTTCTACCTGCAACAATGTGCAAGGTTTTCTCTAGAGCACAAAGCTGTGCCTAATATCACGCCTGGTAGAGGACAAGATTTGGCTTAGAAGGAGcaaataatatttattcagtCCGCAATCGACTGATAAAACATTATACACCAAACACTCATGAAGATCTGAGCACCTAATTCCACATTCTCTCGGCTGATTTCTCAACTTTTTATTCGGTGCCTGTGTTCTTCCCCTATTTCATCGGATTCTGCATGAGGCTTTGATTATTTGAAGCTTTGTGAACGTGGGCCTCAGGTGAACTGGATGTAAGCAACATGACCTCAGCTCTATCAGCTGAGATGCTGCAGCTAAGAGTCATTTCCAGTCAGATCTGTATTTTGAGCACAGGATGCCAGGCGCAATAGGCTGACCCGAGACCAACCAGTTAACATATTACAGATAAGACCCTGTATGTTCCTGTGGGCTGACAAGGTTGTGATACATGGGCAGTTCTGAGGCAATGTTGTGCAGCATTTATTCCCATATCTTCTGCCTAGTGAAGGGGATGTTGACCACCGGCTGACTAACAACCCAACTAATTGACAATACTGTGAAAATCCCTGCACACACCTCTAGGCAGCAGTGTTGTCACAGTGGAAGGACAGGCTGATCCTGGGTTAAGGATCCACCTGCACCACAATACCTGGtctagtttgttttttttacattccaaTCTAAAAGATCTCCCCCACTGGTCAAATACTTTTATAAACATATTGGAAATCATCCCCATTGCCTCAATCAACTGCTTATGGATCAGTTTTGGCAGACTGACACGCTGGTCACTGGTGGgagtccagcagggggcaggagTGTGAGCGGATGTCATTGTGCTTATGGATGGCCTGGTCCAAGTCCAGAGGCCTTCCATTTACACTGACCTCCATGCAGCCGCTGTAGGGGGCTGAGACCAGTGTGGAAACCAACAGGACGTCATCTGAGGgatgaaacaacaacatgtgaacGAGTGTGGTGACAGTTTTTTCTCAGAATAACAATTTGGCAAAAAGCACAAAATCCttattatgttttctttccagtttgaggaatattgcacagttgtGCAGAACGAAGGAAGCTGTGATTGAAATTTAAGTTTAATCAGAGGTTTGTAGGGCACACATTTTACTAAACAGCAGTAAATACAAGAATAACCAGCAATAACATAtaagagaaaatgtctgacgttcattttagtttttcaatgTGCATTTAATGAATGACCTAATTTCCACTTACTATAAAATAACTTAGAACAGCTTGGGAAAGCCTCTACTATTTCAATAATTAGAATTTTAAGTACTGATCATTTGTAAGACTGTTCTGGGTTCATCCAAATTACTCAGCATCAGAGGTTCCTCACAGAAGTGAGACAAACCAGTGTGTGACAGAAGTGCGAAATTAAGAGTCCTCTCTGAAACTTATCATCCTATTGTCACAGTTATATTTGACAGCGGGTGTTTATGTTGGATCAGAACATGAGAGAGAAATTCTGCTGTCGGGGAAAATTCAGTTCGGTAGAGCAACAGCcattagaatatatatatatataaggaaaaacaaaattgCAGCTTTAATTCTCTTAATGTTGATtcaatttaatgtaattttagGTTCTAGgccccacgttgggcgccaTTTCTGCAGTGAGAGAACAGGAGCTTTTCTTGGGTCTTGATGAGCTGTTGCATTTATTTACTGACTAATAACCTAAACTGCAGATTGACCTGTGAACAGGCAAGATCATTTATGGGACAGGACACTGTTTCGAGATCTGATATAAGGAGAGATATGGCTTCCACATCGGTATTTTCTAACTGAGCATTAATGGAATGCAACTGGTATTTATCTTAGAATAACATCCTGCAAAGTGTGCACATAAACATGTGGGCCCTCACCAGGGATGCCTCCTAGGAAGGTGGTGGATTGAGAGAGGAGGTCGGTAGGAACTTCAGTGTCTTCACTTCTTCCAGCCTGGCCATCGACCAGCAGCAGCGTCTGGTTGCCCGTGATCGTCACCTGGATTTCATGACTCTCACCGTCACACAGTGGAGCGGGAGAGCTGGCGATGATGGCATCACCTGTAGACACCAGAACAAactgaagacacacaaaaaaggtaagtttccaaaacaaacatacagtTTTTATACAAACTAATTTCGTACACATCTACTCACATCTCTCCATTCATCCATGCCAGGATGATAGTTGGCCAGAGCGATGGAGAGAGGGACTCTGTCCTGGTAAACAAGTGCAAACAGCACGCCAATAGCGATAGTTGGACGCAGGGTCAACTTGAGGCTCAGATTCTGTGATTCTGACGTGAGAACAGAAAGTCATGAACTTTGTCGACAAACAAGGCTGTTTACAAAAGTGTAGGCAATAATGTAAATCAACTTATAATGATctaaacaaatgaaacattgactaactgctgcaggaagaagcTAATTAAACTGAGTTATGCAAGCTTCAAACACGCTAACACACACGCTGTACCATAGCTGATGTTGAAGAGAGCGAAGCCTGTGCCGGGGTAATAAGCTCCAGGATTCTCTGTGCTGAAGCACTGCATGTTGTCGTTGGACCGAATGGTCTCTTGTATGGAGGAGTCTTCGCCCGTCAGCCACCGCCACTCCCTCATACAGCCGTCCAGACGAGGGTTCACctgcaaaatgaacacaacatttgaGGAAAATGTAAAGAACGTACGGTACAAATTcaagaaaacacaagagcacatgcaaataaacaccTGATTGACGAGGCCATCCTCTCTGAATGGGACTCCGCCCACGGTGAGGTTGAGTTCGTGCATGCCTTTCTTCAGTGTAAACAGATCACCATTCACTGCGATCTTCATGACGGCCTCCCTGTCGATCTTAATCACCAGACTCCGGCCCTGCTCCTCCACGGAGATCTGACGAGAAAACAGGACATTTGAGGAACTTTGGATCAGCTAATGAAGCTCCTGTAGACAGCGTTTTATTTTCCACAACGGCTGAAGCCTCCAACCTTTCTCCATTGACCATCATTGACGATTGGTCCGGTGCTGGTCACCCTGCTGACTGTGCCATACTtaagctgcagctccagcttcCCGTGGTGCATCGCCAGCACGATCCAGGAACTGTTCAGGTGACCACCGGCAAAGAAAATCACCCCCTCAGGATCGTAGGTACGGAAGTCGAATTCTGCTGAGAAGCTGTGAGAAGAGGTGGAGATTGAGGGGAGTGTAGGtatgagcatgtgtgtttaaatgacAAAGGTTTGGTGGGAATACATCAGAAAtataagagagaaaaagacatttagtgACCAAAATAGTCTTATCTGCTACCCACTCTGATAATGCGGGTGGTATTTTCCTTCCTGCTAATATTAGAAATTATTTTTAGAATTAGCTGATTCAATTTCTCACGGTGACTATGCATGgtaaaaaacaagttttcttTTAAGACCTGCGATGAACTGTTCAAACCCCTTCATTTTCACTTTACGATAAacactcattaaaaacaaacatttaaacaagaaCTTATAAAAGGTTTTGCCTGAAGCATTTTGTTTGAACTGCATTTTGAAAGGAGGTGAAAAAAAGTCAAGTGGGAGCATATTTCTGGTAAAAAGTTAATCCCCTTATCTTctaaagcattttaaaaacaacaaacatgcagAAAGTTGGAAGACCTGTTTCAAGGTCAATACTTTCCCAATCGTAGTACTGGGATGTTTTGTTGCCAGAGTAATGTGAGACATTTCCAAACAAATTAGGCAAAAAGTAACGTTACTGGAGAAACTATTTTGTTCATTATTAGTTTAAGTTAAATAACCAGAATCATGGAACTGGAAAAGGTCAAtcaattgtttttttatcttgtcCATCTTTCTACTAACTCTGTAACTCGTGAATAAATGTGGAAGAGGTCCGACATGTATGTCAAAAGACAACAGTTgaagttattattatagttCAACACAGAACAACTTTCTCACCCAGTTTGAATCCTCCTACGGAAACGCAGCCTCACCACCGGCACGCCACTGAACATGCGGCCCAGGTAAAGAGAACGAGAGTTCCTCTTCAGAGACGGCGACAAACAGGGAGTTATAgtctaaaggaaaaaaaacagacaaacaacaaactggaGATCATGCACGCTGCCACATCAAGAGAACCACACAAGTTTACCAAAGCTGCATCTCCACTCATACAACAGGTTTCTGCAGGTTCACCAAGTTCAATTGAGACTTTTAATATAGGAAAGGaagcaaaaacatgtttaatgacCCTACCAGTCAAAATATGACTGTTACAACAATCCTTCTTTTACTTTACAGGAGTGTGACATTTCCCAGCATCTGGCATTCActcataaaaacagttttaccTTCAGTGCTGCCAATGGCAGGCAAGAGAAAATATCTCAGTTCTCTTTTGAGACCTTCCCTCTCCGAAATGTATAAAAGATCATGAAAGTTGTTTCTAGTTTTATATATCTTTTACAACTAGCGTGGAAGCTGAAATCTGAAATGGCTGCTCAATATACAACAGTTAGTGTATTTCACCTTACAGCTCCAGAGGTCCTGGCCCAGCTTCATGCCCTGTCGACCATCACAAAAGCATCGGAAACTCCCGGGAGTGTTCAGACactcctctgcacacacacctgtcaaGCACTCATCCACATCTGAAGAGCAACAGAGCAGGATGGAGAAAAAttaaagagaaggagggatgaaagTGACTACTGAGGTACAAAGAGTTTCAGAGCAACAGACCGTTCTGTAAGTTAACAAAGTCCCATCATTGGTGGAATTAGTCAAAACATGAACCTCCGAGGATCAGAAAAACATCACAGGAATGtatgaaagaaaaatctgtctTATCAGGGAAT contains these protein-coding regions:
- the LOC118110251 gene encoding transmembrane protein 255B; this translates as MQPEAQQTTQQTATGILDPADLYLRRRRTALWVTVFLLALSLVVLTVGLISATRTDNVPVAGYYPGITLSFGAFLGIVGIHLVENRRPMLVAAIIFISIGVIASFICAIVDGIIASEFIDIRPLQEDMCDFYTSGSGYAYDSYYTEVTCRSFDKACKLKLRSNTCYCCYLYNCESIEYHTQYFEFTGVGSCWDVIHLYRLLWASVVLNVIGLFLGIIAAAILGAYKDMKPNPQLAPSPAPPPHILYNPTQHMLTYAGFCPSGQSLPAYPNYPMSMQHNSNYQAPATPQMNPDGGLSSTSCPSEENQPPSQASTQPQGATHEPGGFMLTPNAPVLYGSSFGSFEKPPPYAC
- the gas6 gene encoding growth arrest-specific protein 6; the protein is MRLTPTQSLSSAALLILLLGVRCSGGISLSPEEANQFLSRHRRANQVFEETKQGHLERECVEERCTKEEAREVFENDPETDYFYPKYLACMDKFGDSEKKKQDLVTCVHNIPDQCSPSPCNARGTVRCEDKKGDFLCHCFTGWMGARCEKDVDECSKRNGGCDHECNNTMGSYRCSCHQGYMLVGRQMCNDVNECEDAGVCGTARCENKDGSYECLCDAGYVYDNETKTCVDVDECLTGVCAEECLNTPGSFRCFCDGRQGMKLGQDLWSCKTITPCLSPSLKRNSRSLYLGRMFSGVPVVRLRFRRRIQTGFSAEFDFRTYDPEGVIFFAGGHLNSSWIVLAMHHGKLELQLKYGTVSRVTSTGPIVNDGQWRKISVEEQGRSLVIKIDREAVMKIAVNGDLFTLKKGMHELNLTVGGVPFREDGLVNQVNPRLDGCMREWRWLTGEDSSIQETIRSNDNMQCFSTENPGAYYPGTGFALFNISYESQNLSLKLTLRPTIAIGVLFALVYQDRVPLSIALANYHPGMDEWRDFVLVSTGDAIIASSPAPLCDGESHEIQVTITGNQTLLLVDGQAGRSEDTEVPTDLLSQSTTFLGGIPDDVLLVSTLVSAPYSGCMEVSVNGRPLDLDQAIHKHNDIRSHSCPLLDSHQ